Proteins encoded in a region of the Teredinibacter purpureus genome:
- a CDS encoding HDOD domain-containing protein, producing MSAETIPTNTLSQIENTITEQINSDHIEVPMLPEVAGRVVRLTQDVDSDAAELATLIQSDQTLAGHVMRVANSALYSPNNSLVSLQQAIARLGMKLISEIALAASINSSLFNTPGYEDHIQYEIRYSLMSGLWAKEVARASRRNVEAAFITGLLHDIGRPVAVQTALEAATTCGIKLDTTSVYALEEKYQRDIGVKVVEQWEMPTIVRDVVRYFDDYSAAGDAMTQTMIAIAGAEFASHSMCEQGTEGCLTRDQLVAHPVLAELNLYQDEVLDLLEKEDQVKSAMEAMRS from the coding sequence ATGTCCGCAGAAACCATTCCCACCAACACCTTGAGTCAAATAGAAAATACTATTACCGAACAGATAAACAGTGATCATATTGAGGTCCCCATGCTACCCGAGGTCGCGGGCCGCGTTGTACGCCTCACTCAAGATGTTGATTCCGATGCGGCAGAACTAGCCACGCTCATACAGAGCGATCAAACCCTCGCCGGACATGTTATGCGGGTCGCCAATTCCGCGCTTTACAGCCCCAACAATAGTTTAGTATCACTACAACAAGCCATAGCTCGCCTAGGAATGAAGCTCATTTCCGAGATAGCGTTGGCCGCCTCAATTAACTCGAGCCTATTTAACACCCCCGGCTACGAGGATCATATTCAGTACGAAATTCGCTATTCGTTAATGTCTGGATTGTGGGCGAAAGAGGTTGCGCGGGCGTCGCGAAGAAATGTCGAAGCTGCGTTTATTACGGGGTTACTCCACGATATCGGCCGCCCTGTTGCGGTACAAACGGCACTTGAAGCTGCTACAACCTGCGGGATTAAACTCGATACAACATCCGTGTACGCACTTGAGGAAAAATATCAACGCGACATAGGCGTAAAGGTAGTGGAACAATGGGAGATGCCGACTATCGTGAGGGATGTTGTACGCTATTTTGATGATTATAGCGCCGCTGGCGATGCGATGACTCAAACCATGATCGCCATCGCCGGCGCCGAATTTGCGAGCCACTCAATGTGCGAACAAGGTACGGAGGGCTGCCTTACCCGCGATCAACTTGTAGCTCATCCAGTGTTAGCCGAACTCAACTTATATCAAGACGAAGTTCTCGATTTACTCGAAAAAGAAGACCAGGTTAAATCTGCCATGGAGGCAATGCGATCGTGA
- a CDS encoding AI-2E family transporter, which yields MEQRSPITVFLIGLAAFIVVVAGMRTAESLLVPFLLSLFIAVICTPPLLWMKSRGLPGWLAMLIVVANIVVVGLVIGVVVGSAIGDFRQDLPLYQQRLTELTAGLFEKLSALGVDVDAQQIRSSFNPAAALSVAGNTLAQLGNMMTNAFMILLTVIFILGEEVGFSEKLKSTSQNSEKTIAAIKQFSAGVNRYMAIKAFMSFLTGSLVLIWLWILGVDYFVLWGMLAFLLNFVPTLGSIIAAVPAVLLAIVQLGFGEAALVGVGFLAVNFGVGNILEPRVMGRGLDLSTLVVFLSLVFWGWVLGPVGMLLSIPLTMTVKIALESFDETRWIGVLLSSGRGLIETRLVLDKLEAD from the coding sequence ATGGAACAGCGTTCTCCCATCACGGTATTTTTAATCGGCTTGGCGGCTTTTATTGTAGTCGTTGCAGGAATGCGTACGGCTGAATCGTTATTAGTTCCGTTTTTACTTTCGCTTTTTATCGCCGTTATTTGTACGCCTCCATTATTGTGGATGAAATCGAGAGGTTTGCCAGGCTGGTTGGCGATGCTCATTGTGGTTGCCAATATAGTCGTTGTTGGTTTGGTTATTGGTGTAGTTGTTGGTTCCGCTATTGGGGATTTTCGCCAAGATCTCCCCTTATATCAGCAACGGCTAACCGAATTGACTGCTGGTTTATTTGAAAAACTATCGGCCCTAGGCGTTGATGTCGATGCACAACAAATTCGCTCGAGTTTTAACCCTGCGGCAGCGTTGTCCGTTGCAGGAAATACGTTAGCGCAGTTAGGTAATATGATGACCAACGCGTTCATGATACTGCTAACCGTTATATTCATTTTGGGAGAAGAAGTCGGTTTTTCAGAAAAGCTCAAAAGCACCTCTCAAAACTCAGAGAAAACCATTGCTGCCATAAAACAATTTTCCGCTGGTGTTAATCGTTACATGGCCATAAAAGCGTTCATGAGCTTTTTGACCGGTAGTTTGGTGCTTATATGGTTGTGGATACTAGGCGTCGATTACTTTGTTTTATGGGGAATGCTTGCCTTTTTACTTAACTTTGTTCCAACACTAGGGTCTATTATTGCCGCAGTGCCAGCCGTTTTGTTGGCAATAGTACAGCTGGGCTTTGGGGAAGCCGCCTTGGTGGGAGTCGGTTTCTTGGCGGTTAATTTTGGTGTGGGCAATATTCTCGAGCCACGAGTGATGGGCAGAGGGTTGGACTTATCAACATTAGTGGTTTTTCTATCATTAGTTTTTTGGGGGTGGGTGTTGGGCCCAGTCGGAATGCTGTTATCCATTCCTCTCACCATGACGGTCAAAATTGCACTGGAGAGTTTTGATGAAACACGCTGGATCGGCGTATTACTCAGTTCCGGCAGAGGGCTTATCGAAACGCGATTAGTCTTAGATAAGCTCGAAGCAGACTAA
- a CDS encoding protein adenylyltransferase SelO has protein sequence MQFLTNFHQLGDKFSSPVTPRGLTNPSFVITNLELSSTLSLKKEWQQQAEYLQLFSGNHLSTSASPLAMVYAGHQFGGYSSQLGDGRGVLLGEVSTPIGLRDIHLKGAGTTPFSRFGDGYAVLRSCIREYLASGAMKSLNIPTTEALCIVRGDNPVQREIIEPAAILTRVAKSHIRFGHFEYFHYTQQFEQVKTLADYCVNHYLPEHANNSNKYEMLLQMSTLATAKTIGLWQAEGFSHGVLNTDNMSIVGETLDYGPFGFMEAYDPGYICNHSDTEGRYAFDQQPSVGLWNLNALAFAMSSLVDRDVARDILMQYQPALRDSYNRRFGLKLGIKKLTAEHDSHLHALFKLLEENAIDYARFFRGLSHLTNDDWLATLLSLSDNTAWKTELPLWLNNHQENWNKEGCSRQEIEASMLSRNPKFMLRNYLAEQAIREAYSNNYSELERLILVLSDPYNEHSTLDHYADTPPDWAKNIQVSCSS, from the coding sequence ATGCAGTTTCTAACCAATTTTCATCAGCTGGGCGATAAATTCTCCTCTCCTGTAACGCCTCGAGGACTCACCAATCCGAGCTTTGTCATTACAAACCTTGAGTTATCAAGCACCCTTAGCCTCAAAAAAGAATGGCAACAACAAGCCGAGTATTTGCAACTTTTCAGTGGTAATCATCTCTCTACGAGCGCGTCACCTTTAGCAATGGTTTACGCCGGTCACCAGTTTGGCGGCTACTCTTCGCAGTTAGGCGATGGCAGAGGTGTTTTGCTAGGAGAAGTCAGTACACCTATAGGGCTTAGAGATATTCACCTAAAGGGCGCTGGAACAACACCATTCTCACGCTTTGGCGACGGCTACGCGGTACTACGATCGTGCATACGAGAGTACCTTGCCAGCGGCGCCATGAAATCACTTAATATTCCAACGACAGAAGCCTTATGTATTGTGCGTGGTGATAACCCCGTGCAACGGGAAATTATTGAGCCCGCGGCCATTCTTACGCGTGTGGCAAAGAGCCATATTCGTTTTGGCCACTTTGAATATTTTCATTACACGCAACAATTTGAACAGGTTAAAACGCTAGCCGATTATTGTGTTAATCACTACCTTCCTGAACACGCAAACAATTCGAACAAATACGAAATGCTACTACAAATGAGTACCCTCGCTACAGCCAAGACCATTGGCTTATGGCAGGCCGAAGGATTCTCTCACGGCGTACTCAACACCGATAACATGAGTATAGTGGGTGAAACGCTGGACTATGGACCTTTCGGTTTTATGGAAGCTTATGATCCAGGTTATATCTGCAATCACTCAGATACAGAAGGACGTTATGCTTTCGACCAACAACCTAGCGTCGGCCTTTGGAACTTAAATGCCCTTGCCTTTGCAATGAGCTCTCTTGTGGACCGTGACGTCGCTAGGGATATCCTTATGCAATATCAGCCCGCTTTACGTGATAGCTATAACCGTCGATTTGGTTTAAAGCTTGGCATAAAAAAGCTTACCGCCGAGCACGACTCACATTTACATGCGCTCTTTAAACTATTAGAAGAAAATGCCATTGATTACGCTCGGTTTTTCCGAGGGCTATCCCACCTTACGAACGATGACTGGCTAGCAACCTTGTTGTCGTTAAGCGACAATACTGCATGGAAAACTGAATTGCCTCTATGGCTAAACAACCATCAAGAAAACTGGAATAAAGAAGGCTGCTCGAGGCAAGAGATAGAAGCCTCAATGCTCTCGCGTAACCCAAAGTTCATGTTAAGGAATTATCTTGCAGAACAAGCCATTCGAGAAGCCTATAGCAACAACTATTCGGAACTAGAGCGCCTTATACTAGTACTGAGCGACCCTTATAATGAGCATTCTACGCTGGATCATTATGCAGATACGCCCCCAGATTGGGCAAAAAATATTCAGGTCAGCTGCTCGTCTTAA
- a CDS encoding integrating conjugative element protein, producing the protein MNCISRVSTQCCRAYLITIGLCLCAIGTSVRAVEAPNDDSLFYYKIGGGRDIAIPPSLNITTLDFSLNGQASALSCSGFDPMVAIESSMENIRNGVDNAVNAIELAAAAAIANLPGYILQKANPGLYDLFQNALLRANEAFSLATKSCERIQYEISQNVNPYDEWITMSWGDSWKQSVGVGGANIHEAVEDAEDAPEDGIEWVGGIRQGGANQPPIHVLSDVASAGLNILSQRSPETQSDLPSSAPLYRHFTGPNEVDEWINEVLGEIEVGLCETCSRGTRPGKGLMPHIEKTAEDIIPLLVSLVAGATQPTRENLEEVEAPGIAITLQVVLAIRNLPPQEQSILINKFSQEIAEARVMEEAMIIRRLLLAGRKEGYVAANKIAQNEITLALDELDSEIRNVIFEKDSRSQFVTSTVIELLLRDNATRQSSVNTPAAVSSDSRPLKNGGVQ; encoded by the coding sequence ATGAACTGCATAAGCAGAGTATCCACTCAATGCTGCCGTGCATATCTTATCACTATTGGTCTTTGTCTTTGTGCCATCGGTACGTCAGTACGGGCCGTAGAAGCACCTAATGATGACAGTCTGTTTTATTACAAAATAGGCGGTGGCCGAGATATTGCTATTCCTCCCAGCCTCAACATTACTACCCTTGATTTTTCTCTGAATGGACAGGCTTCTGCCCTCAGTTGCAGTGGCTTCGACCCGATGGTGGCGATTGAAAGCTCCATGGAAAATATTCGTAACGGTGTGGACAATGCGGTGAATGCTATTGAACTAGCAGCGGCTGCTGCCATTGCCAACTTACCGGGCTATATCCTGCAAAAAGCCAATCCGGGTTTATACGACTTATTCCAAAATGCACTGTTACGTGCCAATGAAGCGTTTTCGTTAGCGACCAAAAGTTGCGAGCGCATCCAGTATGAAATTAGCCAAAACGTCAATCCCTATGATGAGTGGATTACGATGAGCTGGGGTGACTCATGGAAGCAGTCAGTGGGTGTGGGTGGTGCCAATATACACGAAGCGGTAGAGGATGCCGAAGACGCGCCAGAAGACGGTATTGAATGGGTAGGGGGTATACGTCAGGGCGGCGCTAACCAACCACCTATTCATGTGCTGTCCGATGTGGCCAGTGCAGGCTTGAATATATTGTCGCAGCGCTCACCTGAAACACAAAGTGATTTGCCTAGCAGTGCGCCGTTGTATCGGCATTTTACTGGCCCAAATGAGGTGGATGAATGGATCAATGAAGTGCTGGGTGAAATTGAAGTGGGTTTGTGTGAAACCTGTAGTCGGGGTACTCGCCCTGGCAAGGGTTTAATGCCCCATATTGAAAAAACCGCCGAAGATATTATCCCGTTATTAGTGAGTTTAGTCGCTGGTGCAACGCAACCCACTCGTGAGAACTTGGAGGAGGTTGAAGCCCCCGGTATTGCGATCACCTTGCAAGTTGTTTTAGCTATTCGCAATCTGCCACCACAAGAACAATCGATTTTGATTAATAAATTTTCACAGGAAATCGCTGAAGCGCGAGTGATGGAAGAGGCGATGATTATCCGCCGATTATTACTGGCCGGTCGTAAAGAGGGTTATGTGGCCGCTAATAAAATTGCCCAAAATGAAATTACGCTGGCATTGGATGAATTGGACAGTGAAATCCGCAATGTTATTTTTGAAAAAGATAGTCGCAGTCAGTTTGTTACTTCCACCGTGATTGAGTTGTTGCTGCGAGACAATGCGACCCGTCAATCGTCAGTGAATACACCAGCAGCGGTGTCATCGGATTCTCGACCCCTTAAAAATGGCGGGGTGCAATAA
- the sthA gene encoding Si-specific NAD(P)(+) transhydrogenase, with protein sequence MNTALPYDMLIVGSGPAGQKAAVQAAQSGKTVALIERTRELGGSCVHRGTIPSKTLRENALRVRNMRLNAALANFELPEDIELATLIDRLNEVLLAHDSYMRRQLERNDVELVHGRATFLSATEIEVTSVTGDHTTYCSENILIATGSHPRHPSNIPIDHEYLFDSDSILSMMYLPKSLLVLGGGVIASEYASIFQALGVAVTMIDKYPRPLGFLDSDLTDTFVSGFEHMGGTWLGETRVVSAQWNGVDAVVIETAEGQKIEGEKLLCAAGRVANVKELKIENAGLALNESGLITVDSQLNTSVPGIFAAGDVIGPPSLASASMEQGRRAACHALGIDPGIMHHTIPVGIYSIPELSSVGVSEKQARQEHGDVLVGIAKFDEIARGQISGIQDGMLKIVSDPQGEKLLGVMIVGEGATELIHIGQMALLNNANVDVFVESIFNFPTLAEAYRAAALEIIRQRK encoded by the coding sequence GTGAATACCGCACTACCCTACGATATGCTCATAGTGGGTAGCGGCCCTGCCGGACAGAAAGCCGCTGTCCAAGCCGCTCAATCAGGGAAGACCGTAGCCCTCATCGAAAGAACGCGAGAACTGGGTGGGTCCTGCGTACATAGAGGTACTATTCCATCTAAAACCCTGAGAGAGAACGCGCTGCGCGTGCGTAACATGCGCCTGAATGCGGCCTTAGCCAATTTTGAATTGCCTGAAGATATAGAGCTTGCCACGCTTATTGATCGTTTAAACGAGGTGTTGCTCGCCCACGATAGTTACATGCGTCGCCAACTAGAACGCAATGACGTTGAACTTGTTCACGGCCGTGCAACGTTTTTATCTGCAACTGAGATAGAAGTAACATCAGTAACAGGCGACCATACAACGTATTGCAGCGAGAATATTTTAATTGCGACAGGCTCTCACCCGAGACACCCTAGCAACATACCTATCGATCACGAATATTTGTTCGACAGTGACTCAATTTTATCCATGATGTATCTCCCCAAGAGTTTATTGGTACTGGGCGGGGGGGTTATTGCCAGTGAGTACGCGTCTATATTTCAAGCTCTCGGCGTAGCCGTAACCATGATTGATAAATACCCTCGTCCACTAGGCTTTTTAGACAGCGACCTTACCGATACCTTTGTCAGTGGGTTCGAGCACATGGGCGGTACGTGGCTAGGCGAAACGAGGGTGGTTAGCGCTCAATGGAATGGTGTTGATGCGGTCGTTATAGAAACGGCTGAAGGCCAGAAAATTGAAGGAGAGAAACTACTCTGTGCGGCCGGTCGTGTAGCCAATGTAAAAGAATTAAAGATAGAGAATGCAGGGCTTGCGCTGAATGAGAGCGGCCTGATCACTGTAGATTCACAGTTAAACACGAGCGTACCCGGAATTTTCGCCGCAGGTGACGTTATTGGCCCGCCATCACTCGCATCGGCATCGATGGAACAAGGCCGACGCGCGGCCTGCCATGCCTTAGGTATCGACCCAGGTATTATGCACCACACTATTCCAGTAGGAATCTATTCAATTCCAGAATTATCATCGGTTGGTGTAAGCGAGAAACAAGCTCGCCAAGAACACGGCGACGTTTTAGTCGGGATCGCCAAGTTTGATGAAATAGCACGAGGTCAAATTTCGGGCATTCAAGACGGAATGCTAAAAATTGTCAGTGATCCGCAAGGTGAAAAACTACTAGGCGTAATGATTGTAGGAGAAGGCGCAACCGAACTCATTCATATAGGCCAAATGGCGTTGCTCAATAACGCCAACGTGGATGTTTTTGTAGAAAGTATTTTTAATTTCCCGACATTGGCAGAAGCCTACCGTGCTGCCGCCTTGGAAATTATTCGACAACGAAAATAG
- a CDS encoding lysophospholipid acyltransferase family protein, with translation MSQEKKHTHSVIPDTPANMPRAGGRFRRWLGRTLLRLSGWRLIGEIPNNKKLILAAAPHTSNWDFILAMLVVMALGVRVSYLMKKEAFIWPFATLFKHLGGIPLDRHAAEDTVEQIAGWYRSHEKVWVVITPEGTRSKVDKWKTGFLRIAAAAEVPVHVVAWDYPTKTMIFGPKWQTTGDHVNDAQNIRDYLTDKYRGRIPDNQ, from the coding sequence ATGTCACAGGAAAAGAAACACACACATTCGGTAATCCCCGATACCCCTGCAAATATGCCTCGAGCAGGGGGGCGTTTTCGTCGGTGGTTAGGGCGAACATTATTACGGCTTTCGGGTTGGCGTCTAATAGGCGAAATACCCAACAATAAAAAATTAATTTTAGCGGCGGCACCACATACTTCGAATTGGGATTTTATCCTAGCCATGTTAGTGGTTATGGCTTTGGGGGTTCGTGTCTCTTATTTAATGAAAAAAGAAGCGTTTATTTGGCCATTTGCAACATTATTTAAACACTTAGGTGGCATACCTCTAGACCGCCACGCAGCGGAAGATACGGTTGAACAAATAGCGGGTTGGTATAGAAGTCACGAAAAGGTATGGGTGGTAATAACACCCGAAGGAACTCGGTCTAAAGTTGATAAATGGAAAACCGGTTTTTTACGTATTGCCGCGGCGGCGGAGGTTCCTGTTCATGTGGTGGCGTGGGATTACCCTACGAAAACAATGATTTTTGGCCCAAAGTGGCAAACTACCGGCGATCATGTTAATGATGCGCAAAATATTCGGGATTATTTAACAGATAAATACCGGGGTAGAATCCCCGATAATCAATAA
- a CDS encoding peptide chain release factor 3: MSYSNFVNEINKRRTFAIISHPDAGKTTITEKLLLFGNAIQLAGSVKGKKGPHAKSDWMSMEQERGISVTSSVMQFPYKGRVVNLLDTPGHEDFSEDTYRTLTAVDSVLMVIDGAKGVEDRTIKLMEVCRLRDTPILTFVNKMDRDMRDPIEVMDEVESVLKIAAAPINWPLGMGKEFKGVYNLYTDTIHVYKSGRGHAIPEDLTIQGLGSPEADELLGPYAEDIRDEIELVRGATHQFELEEYLAGRLTPVFFGTALGNFGVREMLDGFVEWAPKPLGRVTEERLVEPHEEKFSGFIFKIQANMDPKHRDRIAFMRVCSGKYTKGMKMRHVRLGKDVKIADAVTFLAGDRSHVEEAMAGDIIGLHNHGTIQIGDTFSSGEALKFSGIPHFAPELFRRIRLKDPLKTKQLKKGLQQLSEEGSTQVFFPLNNNDIIVGAVGVLQFEVVAYRLNDEYKVEALYEPVNVTTARWVDCDDEKKLSEFRRKCSDNLSIDGGGHLTYLAPTRVNLSLSQERYPDVTFRGTREH, from the coding sequence TTGTCGTATAGTAATTTTGTCAATGAAATCAATAAGAGAAGGACTTTTGCAATCATCTCTCACCCGGATGCGGGTAAAACAACCATCACCGAGAAGCTTCTATTGTTCGGTAATGCGATTCAGTTGGCCGGTTCTGTAAAAGGAAAAAAGGGTCCGCATGCAAAATCCGACTGGATGTCGATGGAGCAAGAGCGCGGTATCTCCGTTACCTCTTCTGTTATGCAGTTTCCTTACAAAGGGCGTGTTGTTAACTTGCTGGACACGCCAGGGCACGAAGACTTCTCGGAAGATACCTACCGTACGCTAACGGCGGTAGATTCAGTACTGATGGTCATTGATGGAGCGAAAGGTGTCGAAGACAGAACCATCAAACTAATGGAGGTCTGTCGGCTGCGTGACACACCAATCCTAACATTTGTCAACAAAATGGACCGAGATATGCGCGACCCCATTGAGGTGATGGATGAGGTCGAGTCAGTATTAAAAATTGCTGCTGCACCCATTAATTGGCCCTTGGGAATGGGCAAAGAGTTTAAGGGCGTCTACAACCTCTACACTGATACTATCCATGTGTATAAAAGCGGGCGTGGCCACGCCATCCCTGAAGACCTTACCATTCAAGGGTTAGGAAGCCCCGAAGCAGATGAATTGTTAGGCCCATACGCAGAGGACATTAGGGATGAAATTGAATTGGTGCGCGGTGCGACGCATCAATTTGAGTTAGAGGAGTATTTGGCTGGGCGCTTAACGCCGGTGTTTTTTGGGACCGCCTTGGGTAATTTTGGTGTACGCGAAATGTTGGATGGCTTCGTTGAATGGGCACCCAAACCTCTTGGCCGAGTCACCGAAGAGCGCTTGGTTGAGCCTCACGAAGAAAAATTTAGTGGGTTTATCTTCAAAATCCAAGCGAATATGGACCCGAAACACCGCGATCGCATTGCGTTTATGCGTGTATGTTCAGGTAAGTACACTAAAGGCATGAAGATGCGTCACGTGCGTTTAGGAAAAGATGTCAAAATCGCCGATGCCGTTACATTTTTAGCGGGTGATCGTAGCCATGTCGAAGAAGCCATGGCTGGGGATATCATTGGCTTGCACAATCACGGCACCATCCAGATTGGCGATACATTTTCCAGTGGTGAGGCATTAAAATTCAGCGGGATACCGCATTTTGCGCCAGAATTATTTAGGCGAATTCGTTTAAAAGACCCTTTAAAAACCAAGCAATTGAAGAAAGGTTTACAGCAATTGTCTGAGGAAGGCTCGACACAGGTGTTTTTCCCTCTCAACAATAACGATATTATTGTGGGAGCCGTAGGGGTTCTTCAGTTTGAAGTGGTCGCGTACCGGCTGAACGACGAGTACAAGGTAGAAGCGCTTTATGAGCCGGTAAATGTTACCACCGCACGTTGGGTTGACTGCGACGATGAAAAAAAGCTCTCTGAGTTTAGGCGTAAGTGTAGTGATAATTTAAGCATTGATGGCGGAGGCCATCTCACTTATCTGGCGCCTACAAGGGTAAATCTATCGTTGTCGCAGGAACGATACCCTGATGTTACGTTTAGAGGAACAAGAGAGCACTAA
- a CDS encoding PleD family two-component system response regulator — MNSHKIIVLETDKLSSLGQTIVEHFAAKEVTSVSETLQLLTEDNYRAVVFDCVNEGSLNLGVCQELLDSDVLTDTPLVVITEKYTLDDKLAAFEIGCDDFFDTTINGEEACARITKSIFHQIANHQLKSRLELANQTAHTAMSDNSDLGANIQFLLAVHDCDNLDELGQLLFRTLGRYGLHCSLQMRSLMGDKDMEAHGMAKDLESQLLTQLAANGRYIDFGNRTIVNFDRVSLLIKNMPINDADKYGAIKDNTFSLLQGLNARIAVLEDKQRLIDEKTALRKLSEDVGLVMVTIKDSYQKVMCDIVDEVENVAELIQGRVPTLALTLENERFLEDIALQAIVQTNRIFNDGLAVDEVFEKLEAAVEKSLTTVDESSHDLKKDKPSESPEKGVQDDASVELF; from the coding sequence ATGAATTCACACAAAATTATAGTGTTAGAAACGGATAAACTCTCATCTTTAGGGCAAACTATTGTTGAACATTTTGCCGCTAAAGAAGTAACAAGTGTATCGGAAACTCTGCAGCTTCTAACCGAAGACAATTATAGAGCAGTAGTGTTTGACTGTGTTAATGAAGGTAGTTTAAATCTAGGTGTATGTCAGGAGCTATTAGACAGCGATGTGTTAACGGATACGCCGCTCGTTGTGATTACCGAAAAATATACACTTGATGATAAATTGGCTGCATTTGAAATTGGTTGCGATGACTTTTTTGATACCACTATTAATGGTGAGGAAGCGTGTGCAAGAATTACAAAAAGTATTTTCCATCAAATCGCTAACCATCAGCTTAAATCTCGCCTGGAACTCGCAAATCAAACTGCACACACGGCAATGTCCGATAACAGCGACTTGGGTGCTAATATTCAATTTCTTTTGGCTGTTCACGACTGTGACAATTTAGATGAACTCGGTCAATTGCTTTTTAGGACGCTGGGGCGTTACGGGCTTCACTGTAGCTTGCAAATGCGCAGCTTGATGGGAGATAAAGATATGGAAGCCCACGGCATGGCCAAAGATCTAGAATCTCAATTACTAACACAGCTTGCTGCAAATGGTCGGTATATCGATTTTGGTAATCGCACCATCGTTAATTTTGATCGTGTTTCGTTGCTAATAAAAAATATGCCCATTAACGACGCCGATAAATATGGTGCAATAAAAGATAATACTTTTTCCTTGTTACAAGGATTGAACGCTAGAATTGCAGTGTTAGAAGATAAGCAGCGTTTGATTGATGAAAAAACAGCGCTGCGAAAATTATCTGAGGATGTAGGGTTAGTGATGGTAACGATAAAGGACTCTTACCAGAAAGTTATGTGCGATATTGTTGATGAAGTTGAAAATGTTGCTGAATTGATCCAGGGGCGTGTACCAACATTAGCGTTAACGCTCGAAAACGAACGGTTTCTGGAGGATATTGCGTTACAAGCAATAGTGCAGACAAATCGAATATTCAATGATGGCCTAGCGGTAGATGAAGTTTTTGAGAAGCTAGAAGCCGCGGTAGAAAAAAGTTTGACCACGGTTGATGAGAGCAGCCATGACCTTAAAAAAGATAAGCCCTCAGAATCGCCCGAAAAGGGTGTGCAAGACGATGCGTCTGTTGAGTTGTTCTAG
- a CDS encoding conjugal transfer protein TraG N-terminal domain-containing protein — MAVDSTLELFTTLFGWLFYNSTWDVLVATGMVFLPFLGILLDTIIRSYAGEDAQEAGNTTLRIIEVEFFVAFFVIVIAAVPATPLNAVDLSFTPRALIGSSAQPVATVNNSRTTYGGGISFNGAPATVKVPVFWFAVMSFSSGFNRAVMESVPPTLNYRGYVDELIDAKISDPTLRHEINDFFRDCFVEARSKYLAERPTSAAITNLLNRYGVTDPDWIGSHVYQEIPGYYNVIRADSVREGYPWSALRDVEWDASNAPIYGKPFCTQWWQGIEQSILSELGDLDLLSAAAEPGWDPAPRRDAIIQMALINSPPRWTTRGYDFAYGNLVDFSVGDPGIILSGEVPPVFRKLRTAEYGVDHSVIQQVLKNLHAIGLLEDGKRNSYKLREGLKLNDMHEEKTQ, encoded by the coding sequence ATGGCCGTTGATAGCACGCTTGAGTTATTCACTACCTTGTTTGGTTGGCTGTTTTACAACAGCACCTGGGATGTGTTGGTGGCGACTGGCATGGTCTTTTTGCCGTTCCTGGGTATCTTGCTGGATACGATTATTCGCTCTTATGCGGGGGAGGATGCGCAAGAAGCGGGTAATACCACGTTGCGTATTATTGAAGTCGAGTTTTTTGTGGCGTTCTTTGTCATCGTTATTGCCGCTGTACCGGCTACGCCGTTGAATGCGGTGGATTTGTCTTTTACGCCGCGTGCTTTGATTGGATCGTCTGCACAACCGGTAGCAACGGTAAATAATTCCCGCACTACCTATGGTGGGGGTATTTCGTTTAATGGTGCGCCTGCGACCGTTAAGGTGCCGGTATTCTGGTTCGCAGTGATGAGCTTTAGTTCAGGGTTTAACCGTGCGGTGATGGAGTCGGTGCCACCCACCTTAAACTACCGGGGTTATGTAGATGAACTGATCGATGCCAAAATCAGTGATCCCACGCTACGCCATGAAATTAATGATTTTTTCAGGGATTGTTTTGTTGAGGCTCGATCTAAATATTTGGCGGAACGACCTACCAGTGCGGCTATTACTAATTTGTTAAACCGCTATGGTGTGACTGATCCTGATTGGATCGGTTCTCATGTCTATCAGGAAATACCAGGTTATTACAATGTGATTCGTGCTGATTCAGTGCGAGAAGGTTATCCGTGGTCAGCACTCAGGGACGTAGAGTGGGATGCCAGCAATGCCCCCATCTATGGCAAGCCGTTTTGTACGCAGTGGTGGCAGGGTATTGAACAGTCCATTCTCAGTGAATTGGGCGATTTGGATCTACTGTCTGCTGCTGCGGAGCCGGGTTGGGACCCCGCACCACGCCGGGACGCGATTATTCAAATGGCGTTAATTAATTCGCCACCGCGTTGGACAACACGGGGTTACGATTTTGCCTATGGCAACTTGGTGGATTTCAGTGTGGGTGACCCCGGCATTATATTGAGCGGGGAGGTGCCGCCGGTATTTCGTAAGCTCAGAACAGCTGAATATGGTGTTGACCACAGTGTTATTCAGCAAGTTTTGAAAAACCTTCATGCGATTGGGTTGCTGGAAGACGGGAAAAGAAATAGCTATAAACTCAGAGAAGGGCTTAAGCTAAATGATATGCATGAAGAGAAGACGCAATAA